A genomic stretch from Candidatus Kapaibacterium thiocyanatum includes:
- a CDS encoding transcriptional regulator, with protein sequence MGTTFIGTRIANARKNRNISQAQLAEHMFVSPQAVGKWERGESIPDLLTFNRLAEVLGVDLNYFSENFQSTATEAPPAETGSTPPPEPPPAGHGDRPRWDMSQGNWANVDFSGLKNLHGQFSASNMQHCTFIGSDLSGLLLKRNNVDACDFSGSDFANSHIHSSNVHKDVFKDCSLKGTRFTGSNVYACDFTGADLTGVTFASSGFEKNIVAQTVWNRTSFIETQLVDIVFDGTMQDCSFENCVCTRVTFRNATIINTFFKNVNLKKVQFVDCRVDRISYAFLKNGKADMSGITLLAENAE encoded by the coding sequence ATGGGAACGACCTTCATCGGCACCAGAATCGCCAACGCCAGGAAGAACAGGAACATCTCGCAGGCCCAGCTCGCCGAACACATGTTCGTCAGTCCGCAGGCAGTCGGGAAATGGGAACGCGGAGAATCGATTCCGGACCTCCTCACCTTCAATCGGCTCGCGGAAGTTCTGGGCGTGGATCTCAACTACTTTTCGGAGAACTTCCAATCGACGGCAACGGAAGCTCCGCCCGCCGAAACGGGAAGTACGCCACCGCCGGAACCACCGCCAGCCGGTCATGGAGACAGGCCGCGTTGGGACATGTCCCAGGGGAACTGGGCGAACGTGGACTTTTCCGGATTGAAGAATCTGCACGGACAGTTCAGCGCGTCCAACATGCAGCACTGCACGTTCATCGGTTCGGACCTGTCCGGACTGCTCCTGAAACGCAACAACGTGGACGCCTGCGACTTTTCGGGCTCGGACTTCGCGAACAGCCATATCCATAGTTCCAACGTCCACAAGGACGTATTCAAGGACTGCTCACTGAAGGGTACCCGGTTCACGGGGAGCAATGTCTATGCCTGCGACTTCACTGGTGCCGATCTGACCGGTGTGACCTTCGCTTCCAGTGGCTTCGAGAAGAACATCGTCGCACAGACCGTATGGAACCGGACCTCGTTCATCGAGACACAGCTCGTCGACATCGTGTTCGATGGCACCATGCAGGACTGCAGTTTCGAGAACTGCGTATGTACGAGAGTGACGTTCAGGAATGCCACGATCATCAATACGTTTTTCAAGAATGTCAACCTGAAGAAGGTGCAGTTCGTCGACTGCCGCGTGGACCGGATATCCTATGCATTCCTGAAGAACGGGAAGGCGGACATGAGCGGTATCACATTGTTGGCTGAGAACGCGGAGTGA